In Chitinivorax sp. B, the genomic window TGCCTTACTGGGCACTTTCCAATAGCAGTCCCTGTCCGGTGATATGTTCAAACGATGCAACAAGCTGGCCGACCATCCTGGGAGCAGTGGGACGAACATGAAGAGCGGGCACTCTGGGTGCAAGCACGCGCCCAGAGTGCGGATGCTCGCGAGCGGCTGATTACCAATTATCTACCCTTCGCCAGAATGCTGGCGGCCAAGCTTTATGCACAACGCACCACCGATGAAATTGATTTCTTGGATTTCCTGCAACTGGCCTCAATCGGCCTGATCGAAGCCGTTGACCGATACAACAACACAAACAATGCCGCTTTCACTACCTATGCCAGCTATCGGATCAATGGGGCTGTCCTGAACGGACTGGAACAGTACACTGAACGCCAGAAACAGCTGCAAGTTCAGAAACGTATACGTGATCGGATACAATCCGTTGATACCGACTTGCCATCCCACAACAACGGTGTGATGGCGTCCTTCGAGCGTATCGCCACCGTTGCAATCGGGTTGGCACTCGGCATGATGCTGGAGGAGGACGGACTTTACCTGACTGAGGAAACCAGCATTCCGGCAGCCTATACGTCTCTGGAACTATGGCAACTGAAAAAATATCTACATTCCTTGCTGCCAAAACTCCCTCATCGCGAAGCGCAAGTGATTCGATATCACTACATGCAGCAACTATGCTTCGAAGACATCGGCAAAATCATGAATCTGACCCGAGGACGTGTGTCGCAGTTGCATCAGGGTGCACTGGCCAAACTACGGGCAGAA contains:
- a CDS encoding sigma-70 family RNA polymerase sigma factor, which encodes MQQAGRPSWEQWDEHEERALWVQARAQSADARERLITNYLPFARMLAAKLYAQRTTDEIDFLDFLQLASIGLIEAVDRYNNTNNAAFTTYASYRINGAVLNGLEQYTERQKQLQVQKRIRDRIQSVDTDLPSHNNGVMASFERIATVAIGLALGMMLEEDGLYLTEETSIPAAYTSLELWQLKKYLHSLLPKLPHREAQVIRYHYMQQLCFEDIGKIMNLTRGRVSQLHQGALAKLRAEMATGAPLDVTC